In the Wyeomyia smithii strain HCP4-BCI-WySm-NY-G18 chromosome 2, ASM2978416v1, whole genome shotgun sequence genome, one interval contains:
- the LOC129725690 gene encoding aldehyde dehydrogenase, dimeric NADP-preferring-like, translating into DIIDINYIFFTGANRIGKIIHKACSENLTPCTLELGGKSPCYIDSSADIAIATRRILWGKFINAGQTCIAPDYILCSKDIQEQFLKEAKSLLKEWYGENPKHSPDLCRIINQQHFKRLSGLLKGANVAIGGDVDSADNYIAPTILTNVKSEDPVMQDEIFGPILPILVVENANDAIKFINARDKPLALYIFSTNEAVRNLIIANTSAGGMCINDVLGHFAVESLPFGGVGPSGMGAYHGKYGFDTFTHKKSCLIKDFNAVGEKLASSRYPPYSDGKLSFLSTVLKKRRSISLKCVPYLFIFGLGVASTLIVNCLRDDNK; encoded by the exons gacataattgacatcaattacatttttttcactGGTGCAAACCGAATAGGAAAGATTATACATAAAGCTTGTTCTGAAAATTTAACTCCTTGTACCCTGGAGCTCGGAGGAAAGAGTCCTTGTTATATCGACAGTTCAGCGGATATCGCAATTGCAACGAGGCGCATTTTATGGGGCAAATTTATTAATGCTGGTCAGACTTGTATAGCTCCAGATTACATATTATGCTCTAAAGATATTCAAGAACAATTTCTGAAGGAAGCTAAGTCTTTACTTAAGGAGTGGTATGGAGAAAATCCTAAGCATAGTCCTGATCTATgccgcataatcaatcaacaacaTTTTAA ACGACTGAGCGGTTTACTTAAGGGTGCGAATGTTGCAATTGGAGGTGATGTCGACTCCGCAGATAACTATATTGCACCAACAATTTTAACGAATGTTAAATCAGAAGATCCAGTTATGCAAGATGAAATTTTCGGACCAATTTTACCAATTTTAGTCGTAGAAAACGCTAATGATGCAATCAAGTTCATCAATGCAAG AGATAAACCTTTGGCACTATATATATTCAGTACAAATGAAGCAGTAAGAAATCTAATCATTGCTAATACTTCCGCTGGTGGAATGTGCATCAACGATGTATTGGGACATTTTGCAG ttgaGTCACTGCCCTTTGGAGGTGTAGGTCCCAGTGGTATGGGAGCATACCACGGTAAATATGGGTTTGACACGTTCACACACAAGAAATCATGTCTGATAAAGGATTTCAATGCCGTTGGTGAAAAACTAGCATC CTCGCGATATCCGCCTTACTCAGATGGAAAATTATCTTTCTTGTCAACAGTTCTGAAGAAGCGCAGGAGTATTTCTTTGAAATGTGTACCATACTTATTTATATTTGGACTGGGGGTCGCTTCTACACTAATAGTGAATTGTTTGAGAGAC GACAATAAGTAG
- the LOC129725687 gene encoding membrane-associated protein Hem, translating to MARQLNPNQQKIAEKLIILNDRGVGILTRIYNIKKACGDTKSKPGFLSEKSLESSIKFIVKRFPNIDVKGLAAITNIKSEIIKSLSLYYYTFVDLLDFKDNVCEILTTMDALQIHLDITLNFELSKNYLDLVTTYVSLMILLSRVEDRKAVLGLFNAAYEMQHQQSDQSFPRLGQMIIDYDVPVKKLADEFIPHQRLLSSAITSLTKVYPMRNLSAEKWRELQLLSLVGTPATLLKAAKTDTMSCEYISLETLDRWVIFGLMLNHQLLGHQDLITSMWISALDSSWVVALFRDEVIYIHMYIQNTFEGMKGYGKRISEVKECYNQAVQKAGLLHRERRKFLRTALKELALIMTDQPGLLGPKALLIFIGLCYARDEILWLLRHNDNPPVVKSKGKSTEDLVDRQLPELLFHMEELRALVRKYSQVMQRYYVQYLSGYDAIDLNLKMQQLQVCPEDESIILSALYNTAASLTVKQVEENETFDFRAFRLDWFRLQTFMSAKSAIRIVDYPDLARLLDSMIFHTKMVDNLDEILVETSDLSIFCFYNKMFEDQFHMCLEFPAQNRYIIAFPLICSHFQNCTHEMCPEERHHIRERSLSVVNMFLDEMAKEAKNIITTICDEQCMMADALLPKHCAKILSAAANRKKKDKNKKHMDDIRRPGDESYRKTREELTTMDKLHMALTELCYAINYCPTVNVWEYAFAPREYLCQHLETRFSRALVGMVMYNPDTMEIAKPSELLASVRAYMNVLQTVENYVHIDITRVFNNCLLQQTQAQDSHGEKTIAAHYNTWYSDVLLRKVSGGNIVFSLNQKAFVSITPEGCIPFNPEEFSDFNELRALAELIGPYGIKLLNESLMWHIANQVQELKRMVALNKEVLIILRSNFDKPEIMKEQFKRLQQVDNVLQRMTIIGVILSFRQLAQEALVDVLDQRIPFLLSSVKDFQEHVPGGDPLKTVSEMASASGLKCRVDPALSNALKAQKPELDEGEHLIVCLLMVFVAVSIPKLAKNEHSFYRASLEAHTNNTHCMAVAINNIFGAMFTICGQNDIEDRMKEFLALASSSLLRLGQESDKEAIKNRESIYLLLDQIVQESPFLTMDLLESCFPYALIRNAYHAVYKQEQMLIH from the exons ATGGCTCGTCAGTTGAATCCGAATCAGCAGAAAATTGCTGAAAAACTCATCATTCTGAATGATCGCGGAGTCGGCATTCTTACACGAATTTATAACATCAAAAAGGCATGTGGAGACACTAAATCAAAACCTGGCTTTCTATCAGAAAAATCTCTGGAATCTTCAATTAAATTTATCGTGAAACGATTTCCTAACATCGACGTTAAAGGTTTAGCTGCCATCACCAATATCAAATCGGAAATCATCAAATCACTTTCCTTATACTACTACACTTTCGTCGATCTACTTGACTTCAAAGATAATGTCTGCGAAATTCTCACAACGATGGATGCTCTTCAAATTCATTTGGACATCACCCTTAATTTTGAACTCAGCAAAAACTATCTGGATTTAGTAACGACTTATGTTTCGTTAATGATTCTGCTTTCCAGAGTCGAAGATCGCAAAGCTGTTCTTGGACTTTTCAATGCCGCTTATGAAATGCAACATCAACAAAGTGACCAGAGCTTCCCACGATTGGGACAGATGATTATTGATTATGATGTTCCGGTTAAAAAGCTGGCAGACGAATTCATCCCTCATCAACGATTGCTATCCAGCGCAATAACATCACTGACAAAAGTCTATCCTATGCGAAACCTAAGTGCGGAGAAATGGCGAGAACTACAACTTCTCAGTCTAGTTGGCACACCAGCAACTCTTTTGAAAGCAGCTAAAACAGATACAATGTCATGTGAATACATTTCCCTGGAGACGCTCGATCGTTGGGTGATTTTTGGGCTAATGCTGAATCATCAGCTCTTAGGACATCAGGATTTGATTACTTCAATGTGGATATCGGCCCTGGACTCCAGCTGGGTTGTTGCTTTGTTCCGAGATGAAGTCATTTACATCCATATGTATATCCAAAATACGTTTGAAGGAATGAAGGGATACGGTAAACGAATCTCTGAGGTTAAAGAGTGTTACAATCAGGCAGTGCAAAAAGCGGGATTGTTACATCGTGAGAGACGCAAATTTTTACGAACAGCACTTAAAGAGTTAGCTCTGATTATGACTGATCAACCGGGATTATTAGGACCCAAGGCACTGCTAATTTTTATTGGTTTATGCTATGCTAGGGATGAAATTTTATGGCTCCTTCGCCACAACGATAACCCGCCGGTTGTGAAAAGTAAAGGAAAATCAACAGAAGACCTAGTTGATCGTCAGCTTCCGGAATTATTATTTCACATGGAAGAACTGCGAGCTTTAGTACGCAAATACAGTCAGGTTATGCAGCGCTATTATGTGCAGTACCTTTCTGGCTATGATGCTATCGATTTGAATCTTAAAATGCAGCAACTGCAG GTATGTCCGGAAGATGAAAGTATCATCCTATCCGCGCTGTACAATACAGCAGCTTCACTCACAGTGAAACAAGTAGAAGAAAATGAAACATTTGATTTTCGTGCATTCCGACTTGACTGGTTCCGACTACAAACCTTCATGAGCGCCAAATCTGCCATTCGTATAGTAGATTATCCAGATCTTGCCCGCTTACTAGATTCAATGATATTTCACACCAAAATGGTGGACAATTTGGATGAGATACTGGTTGAAACATCGGATTTGTCTATCTTCTGCTTCTACAATAAAATGTTCGAAGACCAGTTTCACATGTGTTTAGAGTTTCCAGCTCAAAATCGATACATTATAGCATTTCCGTTGATATGCAGTCACTTCCAGAATTGCACTCATGAGATGTGCCCAGAGGAGCGCCATCACATTAGAGAACGGTCTCTCTCGGTGGTAAACATGTTTTTGGATGAAATGGCCAAAGAGGCCAAAAACATAATTACTACGATTTGCGACGAACAGTGCATGATGGCTGATGCATTACTGCCCAAACATTGTGCCAAAATTCTGTCGGCAGCAGCCAATCGTAAAAAGAAAGACAAAAATAAAAAGCACATGGATGACATCCGAAGACCGGGCGATGAAAGCTACAGAAAGACACGTGAAGAACTGACCACGATGGATAAACTACACATGGCATTGACAGAACTCTGCTACGCTATCAACTATTGCCCTACTGTTAACGTTTGGGAATACGCCTTTGCTCCCAGGGAGTATCTCTGTCAACATCTGGAAACAAGATTCTCTCGTGCTCTTGTAGGTATGGTCATGTACAACCCGGATACCATGGAAATCGCAAAACCATCCGAATTGCTGGCTTCGGTGAGAGCTTACATGAACGTGCTACAAACAGTCGAAAACTACGTTCACATCGACATAACAAGAGTGTTTAACAACTGCCTATTGCAGCAAACCCAGGCACAAGATAGCCACGGAGAGAAAACTATAGCAGCGCACTATAATACATGGTATTCGGATGTTCTGTTGCGTAAGGTAAGCGGAGGAAATATAGTATTTtctttaaatcaaaaagcttttgttAGTATAACGCCAGAAGGGTGTATTCCATTTAATCCAGAGGAATTTTCTGACTTTAACGAGCTACGTGCATTAGCGGAATTAATTGGTCCATACGGAATCAAGCTACTGAACGAATCGCTCATGTGGCACATCGCAAATCAAGTGCAAGAGCTAAAACGGATGGTTGCGTTGAATAAGGAAGTCCTCATTATACTGCGGAGTAATTTTGATAAGCCAGAGATAATGAAAGAGCAATTCAAGCGACTACAACAAGTAGACAATGTATTACAGCGCATGACAATTATTGGGGTTATATTGAGTTTTCGGCAACTAGCCCAGGAAGCACTTGTGGATGTTCTTGATCAACGTATTCCATTCCTTCTTTCATCAGTTAAAGATTTTCAGGAACACGTCCCCGGAGGCGATCCTCTTAAAACCGTGTCGGAGATGGCTTCTGCCTCTGGTTTGAAATGCAGAGTAGACCCTGCATTGTCCAATGCATTAAAAGCCCAAAAGCCAGAATTGGACGAAGGTGAACATTTAATCGTTTGTCTTTTAATGGTGTTTGTTGCGGTATCCAttccaaagctggccaaaaacGAACATTCGTTTTATCGTGCATCGCTTGAGGCACATACTAACAATACACACTGCATGGCAGTTGCAATCAACAATATCTTCGGTGCAATGTTCACAATATGCGGGCAGAATGATATAGAAGACAGAATGAAAGAATTTCTGGCTCTGGCTAGTTCCTCGCTTCTGCGTCTCGGGCAAGAATCTGATAAAGAGGCGATTAAAAATCGAGAATCTATCTATCTCCTGCTAGATCAGATCGTTCAGGAATCCCCGTTCCTGACTATGGACCTACTCGAATCGTGTTTCCCCTACGCTCTTATTCGAAATGCATACCATGCCGTTTACAAGCAAGAACAAATGTTGATtcattaa